The following are encoded together in the Juglans microcarpa x Juglans regia isolate MS1-56 chromosome 2D, Jm3101_v1.0, whole genome shotgun sequence genome:
- the LOC121248782 gene encoding delta(7)-sterol-C5(6)-desaturase-like — MEDHGSTYLRLFVDETTFFNRIVLGSLLPTKIWDPLPHFFQTWLRNYIGGVLVYFISGFLWCFYIYYWKRNVYFPKDAIPSNKAMLLQIYVSMKAMPWYTALPTISEYMVENGWTKCFPRISNVGWLAYILYLVIYLIIVEFGIYWMHRELHDIKPLYKHLHATHHIYNKQNTLSPFAGLAFHPLDGILQAVPHVTALFLVPTHFMTHVLLLFIEGIWTANIHDCIHGNLWPVMGAGYHTIHHTTYRHNYGHYTIWMDWIFGTLCDPLDDQSKDI, encoded by the exons ATGGAAGACCATGGTAGTACATATCTCCGACTGTTCGTGGACGAGACCACCTTCTTCAACCGCATTGTGCTGGGGAGTCTCTTGCCGACCAAGATTTGGGACCCACTTCCCCACTTCTTCCAGACATGGCTTCGCAACTACATTGGTGGCGTCCTAGTCTACTTCATCTCTGGCTTTCTCTGGTGCTTCTACATATATTACTGGAAGCGCAACGTATATTTTCCTAAAG ATGCCATTCCATCCAACAAAGCCATGCTCTTGCAAATATATGTTTCTATGAAGGCTATGCCATGGTACACTGCTCTTCCAACTATTTCTGAGTACATGGTTGAAAATGGCTGGACAAAGTGCTTTCCAAGAATAAGCAATGTAGGTTGGCTTGCCTACATTTTGTATTTAGTGATTTATCTTATAATTGTGGAATTTGGTATTTATTGGATGCATAGAGAGCTGCATGACATAAAACCTCTTTATAAGCATCTTCATGCTACCCATCACATCTACAACAAACAAAATACGCTTTCGCCATTTGCTG GTTTGGCTTTTCACCCGCTCGATGGGATATTGCAGGCGGTACCACATGTCACAGCACTATTTCTTGTGCCAACCCATTTTATGACACACGTATTGCTCCTCTTCATCGAGGGTATATGGACAGCAAACATTCATGATTGCATCCATGGCAACTTATGGCCTGTTATGGGTGCTGGCTACCACACCATTCATCATACGACATACCGTCATAACTATGGCCATTATACCATATGGATGGATTGGATCTTTGGCACTCTTTGTGACCCCCTGGATGATCAATCGAAGGATATATGA
- the LOC121248780 gene encoding PR5-like receptor kinase isoform X1, translating to MKSHYDTIISLCAGMAAILILSLVIICGVKRGYLSCHAILWWKEDAMNDRSSAEEMIKNYGSIAPKRYTYSEVKKLTNSFRDRVGQGGFGVVYKGKLTDSDGRIVAVKVLGEAKGNGEEFINEVASISRTSHVNIVNLLGFCYERNKRALIYEFVSNGSLDKFIYDRGTSVPNCHLDSRTMFQIAVGVARGLEYLHRGCRTRILHFDIKPHNILLDEDFCPKISDFGLAKLCKTKESIVSMTGMRGTAGFIAPEVFSRNFGGVSHKSDVYSYGMLVLEMVGGRKNFQSGASHTSEIYFPHWIYNKLQQQESFVNTFGDITDVEEDTIKKLIIVSLWCIQTNPSDRPSMARVIEMLEGTLLSLQFPPKPFLDSPTRSP from the coding sequence ATGAAAAGCCATTATGATACTATTATTTCTTTGTGTGCAGGCATGGCTGCGATTTTAATTCTCTCTTTGGTAATAATTTGCGGCGTTAAAAGAGGATACTTATCATGTCATGCAATTCTCTGGTGGAAAGAAGATGCAATGAATGATCGGAGTAGTGCCGAGGAAATGATAAAGAATTATGGATCAATAGCCCCAAAGCGTTACACCTATTCAGAAGTGAAGAAACTGACCAATTCCTTCCGAGATAGAGTAGGACAAGGTGGATTTGGAGTTGTATACAAAGGGAAGCTCACTGATAGTGATGGACGTATCGTTGCTGTGAAGGTCCTTGGCGAGGCCAAAGGTAATGGAGAGGAATTTATTAACGAAGTGGCCAGCATTAGCAGAACTTCGCATGTTAATATAGTCAATCTTTTGGGGTTCTGCTATGAGAGGAATAAAAGAGCTCTAATATATGAATTTGTTTCTAATGGATCTCTTGATAAGTTCATATATGACAGGGGAACTTCAGTCCCAAATTGTCATTTGGACAGCCGAACGATGTTCCAAATTGCAGTTGGCGTTGCTCGAGGACTAGAGTACTTGCACCGAGGTTGCCGGACAAGGATTCTACATTTTGACATAAAACCTCATAATATACTTTTGGATGAAGACTTTTGCCCCAAAATCTCTGATTTTGGCCTTGCTAAACTATGCAAAACAAAAGAGAGTATTGTGTCAATGACAGGCATGAGAGGAACTGCAGGATTTATTGCACCGGAAGTTTTCAGTCGGAACTTTGGTGGAGTCTCTCACAAATCAGATGTTTATAGCTATGGAATGTTGGTTCTTGAGATggttggaggaagaaaaaattttcaatcTGGAGCATCTCATACCAGCGAAATATACTTTCCCCACTGGATATATAACAAACTGCAACAACAAGAAAGTTTTGTTAATACTTTTGGGGATATAACAGACGTGGAAGAAGACACgataaaaaagttgataatAGTAAGTTTATGGTGCATCCAAACTAATCCTTCAGATCGACCATCGATGGCTAGGGTGATAGAGATGTTAGAAGGTACCCTTTTATCTCTACAATTTCCACCAAAACCTTTCCTGGATTCCCCTACAAGGTCGCCTTAA
- the LOC121248780 gene encoding PR5-like receptor kinase isoform X2 produces MWQLILGIGMAAILILSLVIICGVKRGYLSCHAILWWKEDAMNDRSSAEEMIKNYGSIAPKRYTYSEVKKLTNSFRDRVGQGGFGVVYKGKLTDSDGRIVAVKVLGEAKGNGEEFINEVASISRTSHVNIVNLLGFCYERNKRALIYEFVSNGSLDKFIYDRGTSVPNCHLDSRTMFQIAVGVARGLEYLHRGCRTRILHFDIKPHNILLDEDFCPKISDFGLAKLCKTKESIVSMTGMRGTAGFIAPEVFSRNFGGVSHKSDVYSYGMLVLEMVGGRKNFQSGASHTSEIYFPHWIYNKLQQQESFVNTFGDITDVEEDTIKKLIIVSLWCIQTNPSDRPSMARVIEMLEGTLLSLQFPPKPFLDSPTRSP; encoded by the exons ATGTGGCAGCTTATACTTGGCATTG GCATGGCTGCGATTTTAATTCTCTCTTTGGTAATAATTTGCGGCGTTAAAAGAGGATACTTATCATGTCATGCAATTCTCTGGTGGAAAGAAGATGCAATGAATGATCGGAGTAGTGCCGAGGAAATGATAAAGAATTATGGATCAATAGCCCCAAAGCGTTACACCTATTCAGAAGTGAAGAAACTGACCAATTCCTTCCGAGATAGAGTAGGACAAGGTGGATTTGGAGTTGTATACAAAGGGAAGCTCACTGATAGTGATGGACGTATCGTTGCTGTGAAGGTCCTTGGCGAGGCCAAAGGTAATGGAGAGGAATTTATTAACGAAGTGGCCAGCATTAGCAGAACTTCGCATGTTAATATAGTCAATCTTTTGGGGTTCTGCTATGAGAGGAATAAAAGAGCTCTAATATATGAATTTGTTTCTAATGGATCTCTTGATAAGTTCATATATGACAGGGGAACTTCAGTCCCAAATTGTCATTTGGACAGCCGAACGATGTTCCAAATTGCAGTTGGCGTTGCTCGAGGACTAGAGTACTTGCACCGAGGTTGCCGGACAAGGATTCTACATTTTGACATAAAACCTCATAATATACTTTTGGATGAAGACTTTTGCCCCAAAATCTCTGATTTTGGCCTTGCTAAACTATGCAAAACAAAAGAGAGTATTGTGTCAATGACAGGCATGAGAGGAACTGCAGGATTTATTGCACCGGAAGTTTTCAGTCGGAACTTTGGTGGAGTCTCTCACAAATCAGATGTTTATAGCTATGGAATGTTGGTTCTTGAGATggttggaggaagaaaaaattttcaatcTGGAGCATCTCATACCAGCGAAATATACTTTCCCCACTGGATATATAACAAACTGCAACAACAAGAAAGTTTTGTTAATACTTTTGGGGATATAACAGACGTGGAAGAAGACACgataaaaaagttgataatAGTAAGTTTATGGTGCATCCAAACTAATCCTTCAGATCGACCATCGATGGCTAGGGTGATAGAGATGTTAGAAGGTACCCTTTTATCTCTACAATTTCCACCAAAACCTTTCCTGGATTCCCCTACAAGGTCGCCTTAA
- the LOC121248781 gene encoding alpha/beta hydrolase domain-containing protein 17B-like, which translates to MGGVTSSIAAKFAFFPPTPPSYTLIADDTRGGQLYIPEVPRRDNVNVDVLKLRNRKGNDIVAIHVKNHKASATLLYSHGNAADLGQMFELFVELSIRLRVNLMGYDYSGYGQSTGKPSECNTYADIAAAYTCLKEQYGVKDEQLILYGQSVGSGPTVDLASRISNLRGVVLHSPILSGLRVLYPVKRTYWFDIFKNIDKIGMVNCPVLVMHGTADEVVDWSHGKQLWELSKEKYEPLWLSGGGHSNLELYPEFIRHLKKFVQAIGKSKSSTNSSKKTAAESDTQSKPSETGTSDKFELGSDLPEVSRNSLDSRLEKSRKSNKPEKSRMSTDRVDRFRRRKGLVW; encoded by the exons ATGGGCGGAGTCACGTCGTCAATCGCCGCGAAGTTCGCCTTCTTCCCGCCTACCCCGCCGTCATACACCCTGATAGCGGACGACACGCGCGGCGGCCAATTGTATATTCCGGAGGTCCCGAGGAGGGACAACGTTAACGTCGACGTCCTCAAGCTCCGGAACCGTAAAGGCAACGATATCGTGGCCATCCACGTGAAGAACCACAAGGCATCAGCGACTCTGCTCTACTCCCACGGGAATGCCGCCGATTTGGGACAGATGTTCGAGCTCTTTGTCGAACTCAGCATTCGGCTTCGCGTCAATCTAATGGG GTATGATTATTCTGGCTATGGACAATCAACTGGAAAG CCATCTGAATGTAATACATATGCCGACATTGCTGCAGCATATACATGCCTCAAGGAGCAGTACGGTGTTAAAGATGagcaattaattttatatggtCAGTCTGTAGGTAGTGGCCCCACTGTTGATCTTGCTTCAAGAATATCAAACTTGAGGGGAGTGGTTTTACATAGCCCAATATTGTCTGGGCTCAGAGTATTGTACCCTGTCAAACGAACATACTGGTTTGATATCTTTAAG AATATTGACAAAATTGGTATGGTGAACTGTCCTGTTCTTGTCATGCAT GGGACTGCGGATGAAGTTGTGGATTGGTCCCACGGGAAGCAGCTTTGGGAGCTTTCCAAGGAGAAGTACGAACCATTGTGGTTAAGTGGAGGTGGACACTCCAACCTTGAGCTTTACCCAGAATTCATTAGACATCTGAAGAAATTTGTACAGGCAATTGGCAAATCGAAATCAAGCACAAACAGTTCTAAAAAAACTGCAGCAGAATCTGATACTCAGAGCAAACCATCTGAAACTGGAACTTCAGATAAATTTGAGTTGGGTTCGGATCTCCCAGAAGTTTCCAGGAACAGTTTAGATAGTCGACTCGAGAAGTCTAGGAAGTCGAACAAGCCCGAAAAGTCGCGCATGAGCACTGATCGCGTAGACAGGTTTAGGAGAAGAAAGGGCTTAGTCTGGTGA